A region from the Geobacillus vulcani PSS1 genome encodes:
- the pilM gene encoding type IV pilus biogenesis protein PilM codes for MKMALWRRKAKQANIVIKDHVLRYVEAKPGQPPEARRWGERALPPGIIRDGKIADRETLAMILDECVDEWKLDGRRVRFVVPDPFVMIRHLPLPAHLLDEDIRGYLFMELGESIPLPFADPVFDYVVAERTNEALNVLLFAAPEEAVAEYAALLEEAGLRPVAADVSPLCAYRPFFVAGQAAVDDHILLVQFDESAVNLSVFHRHLPQFMRHVPLEAPGEPTAAIVDPFIDVYKEIERMMSFYSFSLQQGKQQITRLFLTGDHPRLDDVFAVMSERLDVPLERLSRSLDPLPDRYHLAWGLALKEGMADHDR; via the coding sequence ATGAAGATGGCGTTATGGCGGCGAAAGGCGAAACAGGCGAACATCGTCATCAAAGATCATGTCCTCCGCTATGTGGAAGCAAAGCCGGGGCAGCCGCCCGAGGCAAGGCGATGGGGCGAGCGAGCCTTGCCGCCCGGCATCATTCGCGATGGAAAAATCGCCGATCGGGAAACGTTGGCAATGATTTTGGACGAATGTGTTGACGAATGGAAACTTGACGGGCGGCGTGTCCGCTTTGTCGTCCCCGATCCGTTTGTGATGATCCGCCATTTGCCGCTCCCCGCTCATTTGCTGGACGAGGACATCCGCGGCTATTTGTTTATGGAGCTTGGTGAATCGATTCCGCTTCCGTTCGCCGATCCGGTGTTTGACTACGTCGTGGCCGAGAGAACAAACGAGGCGCTGAACGTGCTGTTGTTTGCCGCGCCGGAAGAGGCGGTGGCCGAATATGCGGCGCTCTTGGAAGAAGCCGGCCTGCGCCCGGTGGCGGCCGATGTGTCCCCGCTTTGCGCCTATCGCCCGTTTTTTGTTGCCGGACAAGCCGCGGTGGACGACCACATTTTGCTTGTCCAATTTGACGAATCGGCTGTCAATTTGAGCGTCTTCCACCGCCATTTGCCGCAGTTTATGCGCCATGTGCCGCTTGAGGCGCCCGGGGAGCCAACGGCGGCGATCGTCGACCCGTTTATTGACGTGTATAAAGAAATCGAGCGGATGATGAGCTTTTATTCGTTTTCCCTCCAGCAAGGAAAACAGCAAATTACGCGCCTCTTCCTCACCGGCGACCATCCGCGGCTTGACGATGTGTTTGCCGTTATGTCAGAGCGGCTTGATGTGCCGCTGGAGCGGCTTTCTCGCTCGCTTGATCCGTTGCCCGACCGTTATCATCTCGCCTGGGGATTGGCGTTGAAAGAAGGAATGGCTGACCATGATCGTTGA
- a CDS encoding PilN domain-containing protein, giving the protein MIVDINLLPRKEPRRAAGAVLAAFAVFLLLLGAGGGYWLMERANQRLAALEGELRQVRAEQAAMEAKGKTTEQQQAEQELAKAVEWANRYPLKTVPLLRALAKQLPERGFIMNFSYAGQKTVTMTVQFDAAEEAAYYLERLEKVHLVKAVKLTGISASGESGRAEGEAIVPRYIAQYELELQPTGKEGGNE; this is encoded by the coding sequence ATGATCGTTGACATCAACTTGCTGCCGCGCAAAGAGCCGCGCCGGGCGGCGGGCGCCGTGCTGGCGGCCTTCGCCGTTTTTCTTCTGCTGCTTGGCGCTGGGGGAGGCTATTGGCTGATGGAGCGTGCCAATCAACGGCTTGCGGCGCTTGAAGGGGAGCTTCGGCAGGTGCGCGCCGAGCAGGCGGCGATGGAGGCGAAGGGAAAAACGACGGAGCAGCAGCAAGCTGAGCAAGAGCTTGCTAAAGCGGTCGAATGGGCGAACCGTTATCCGCTCAAAACGGTGCCGCTGTTGCGCGCGTTGGCCAAACAACTGCCGGAGCGTGGCTTTATCATGAACTTTTCCTATGCCGGTCAAAAGACGGTGACGATGACAGTGCAGTTTGATGCGGCGGAAGAAGCGGCCTATTATTTAGAGCGGCTTGAGAAAGTTCATTTGGTCAAAGCCGTCAAATTGACCGGCATCTCAGCCAGCGGCGAAAGCGGCAGGGCAGAGGGGGAAGCGATCGTGCCGCGGTATATCGCCCAATATGAGTTGGAACTTCAGCCGACAGGAAAAGAGGGGGGCAACGAATGA
- a CDS encoding pilus assembly protein PilO, with amino-acid sequence MMGRFGKWPLVLTGVFLLAALLFVVFYVLVLMPRYEQMERLEAVVQSEKNVLAAMKKQAAGNREETAESLAALQRKVPVRPFTDQLLLAFQKAEYISDSRLLSVSFAEGQGTGEFSSPGNVNGGESKASGDKALIPPSGIQSITAQLTVQSPSYYQLERFLEVLEHSERILAVEGLTFTGPLELTSTAVDVQPLAYSINVRAFYAPQLEKWKQLIPIRDVPPPSGKDNPLVEVAPSSGR; translated from the coding sequence ATGATGGGCCGTTTTGGCAAATGGCCGCTCGTGTTGACCGGGGTGTTTCTTCTTGCCGCCCTTTTGTTTGTCGTTTTCTATGTTCTTGTGCTCATGCCGCGCTACGAACAAATGGAGCGCCTCGAGGCGGTCGTACAAAGCGAGAAAAACGTATTGGCTGCAATGAAAAAGCAGGCGGCGGGGAATCGAGAAGAAACGGCAGAAAGCCTGGCGGCTTTGCAGAGGAAAGTGCCGGTGCGCCCGTTCACCGACCAACTGTTGCTGGCGTTTCAAAAAGCGGAATATATTTCTGACAGCCGGCTATTGAGCGTCAGTTTCGCTGAAGGGCAAGGAACCGGGGAATTTTCTTCGCCAGGAAACGTGAATGGGGGGGAAAGCAAGGCGTCCGGAGACAAGGCGTTGATTCCTCCAAGCGGCATCCAGTCCATCACCGCCCAGCTGACGGTGCAATCGCCTTCCTATTACCAGCTCGAACGGTTTTTAGAAGTGCTTGAGCACTCCGAGCGCATTTTGGCGGTGGAAGGATTGACGTTTACCGGCCCGCTGGAGTTGACGTCCACCGCTGTCGACGTGCAACCGCTCGCCTATTCCATCAATGTCCGCGCCTTTTACGCGCCGCAGCTTGAGAAATGGAAGCAACTCATTCCCATCCGCGATGTCCCTCCGCCAAGCGGCAAAGACAATCCGCTTGTGGAAGTGGCGCCGTCTTCGGGCCGGTAG
- a CDS encoding prepilin-type N-terminal cleavage/methylation domain-containing protein, which translates to MLIRMKRGMTLIELLAVLAIVGIVAAIVAVAVLTVMERARERVFVSDAYGLYEAARLYVGAEKVEFLPARSSAVLSYRELVEHDLLEPIKDPFTGRMLAPEANPSYVLVMKRDDGGIDYAVCLKGETKQLCTYEGREQPIPVEALGAEAIRSR; encoded by the coding sequence ATGCTCATTCGCATGAAGCGGGGGATGACGCTGATCGAATTGTTGGCCGTGCTGGCCATCGTCGGCATTGTGGCGGCGATCGTTGCCGTTGCCGTGCTGACGGTGATGGAAAGGGCGCGCGAACGGGTGTTTGTGTCTGATGCGTACGGTTTGTATGAGGCGGCGCGGCTGTACGTCGGCGCGGAAAAGGTCGAGTTTTTGCCCGCTCGCTCCTCTGCTGTGCTGTCTTACCGGGAGCTGGTAGAACATGATCTGCTTGAACCGATCAAAGACCCGTTCACCGGCCGTATGCTGGCGCCAGAGGCGAATCCGTCGTACGTGTTGGTGATGAAGCGCGACGACGGCGGAATCGATTACGCCGTTTGCTTGAAAGGCGAGACAAAGCAGCTTTGCACCTATGAGGGGCGTGAGCAGCCGATTCCTGTCGAAGCGCTGGGGGCCGAGGCGATTCGCAGCCGTTGA
- a CDS encoding stage II sporulation protein D, translating to MKKDGGKMDKQRMHITVNINGKPRPFTVERSLEERPSEESGGPRMDDRLQKERQANGMGEGESRTNAFQERQPFMDERSADFSFVEDDQVRGYIEARGREEAAAVEADERIISASEAIQQKKSGKRRLWRLPAQAKSLLAAALVAALVGMALGMTVLRIIPKEKAALSPASEAMTELAEPETAGGKSALAAPFSIAVIQAGVYSNAAAAKQASESIKTAGVPVVVAGQKPAALYIAVGADKETLRAVNDKYREAVSSTYVKELVFSADAKARRLEVVQKGEALYKQMASVSAALLSGRNVGEDDWRTLQTAYDAFEKSKMDDGKTAGDYIEALKQAYVALAAYKEQRDEALLAKAQQQLLEALAAYIQWVPLGS from the coding sequence ATGAAGAAGGACGGTGGCAAAATGGACAAGCAGCGCATGCACATTACGGTGAATATCAATGGCAAGCCCCGCCCATTTACCGTGGAGCGTTCATTGGAAGAACGGCCGTCCGAGGAGTCGGGTGGGCCCCGGATGGACGATCGTCTTCAGAAAGAGCGACAGGCGAACGGGATGGGCGAAGGGGAATCGCGGACGAACGCGTTCCAAGAACGACAGCCATTCATGGATGAACGGTCAGCCGATTTCTCTTTCGTAGAGGACGATCAGGTTAGGGGATATATAGAAGCCAGGGGTCGGGAAGAAGCCGCCGCCGTTGAGGCAGATGAACGGATCATTTCCGCTTCCGAGGCGATCCAACAAAAGAAAAGCGGCAAGCGGCGGCTATGGCGGCTGCCGGCTCAAGCCAAGTCGCTGCTCGCCGCCGCGTTGGTCGCCGCGTTGGTTGGCATGGCGTTGGGCATGACGGTGCTGCGCATCATTCCGAAGGAAAAAGCCGCTTTGTCACCGGCATCTGAAGCGATGACAGAACTGGCGGAACCGGAAACGGCGGGTGGGAAAAGCGCGCTGGCCGCGCCGTTTTCCATTGCGGTCATTCAAGCGGGCGTCTATTCGAATGCGGCGGCGGCCAAGCAGGCGTCCGAATCGATCAAAACAGCAGGTGTGCCGGTCGTTGTCGCGGGTCAAAAACCGGCAGCGCTCTATATCGCCGTCGGCGCGGATAAGGAAACGTTGCGGGCGGTCAACGACAAATATCGCGAAGCGGTGTCGAGCACGTACGTCAAGGAGCTGGTGTTTTCTGCGGATGCAAAAGCGCGCCGTTTAGAGGTTGTCCAAAAGGGAGAGGCTCTGTACAAACAGATGGCGTCAGTCTCCGCTGCCTTGCTTAGCGGCCGGAATGTCGGCGAGGATGATTGGCGGACGTTGCAAACCGCGTATGATGCATTCGAAAAAAGCAAAATGGATGACGGCAAAACAGCGGGAGACTATATCGAAGCGCTGAAGCAGGCATATGTCGCCCTTGCCGCATACAAAGAGCAACGGGATGAAGCGCTGTTGGCCAAAGCCCAGCAACAGCTGCTCGAGGCGCTCGCCGCTTATATCCAATGGGTGCCGCTAGGGAGCTAG
- a CDS encoding ribbon-helix-helix domain-containing protein, whose translation MKEEKERVEIRMPKMIVEKLEQYQKKNGIPTRTAAILELLRKGTFG comes from the coding sequence ATGAAAGAAGAAAAAGAACGTGTAGAAATTCGTATGCCTAAGATGATAGTAGAAAAATTGGAACAATATCAGAAGAAAAATGGGATTCCCACTCGAACAGCTGCCATCTTAGAGCTGTTGAGAAAAGGAACCTTTGGCTAA
- a CDS encoding Maf family protein, producing MPPRFVLASRSPRRRQILELAGWPFDVQESHADETIPPGTPPGEAVQLLARRKVEAVMSSFPDAYVLGADTIVVCDGRLLGKPRTEEEAFAMLRQLSGRTHDVWTGVAIALPQGSITSFAEKTAVTFWELGDEEIAAYIATGEPMDKAGAYGIQGRAALFVKRIEGDYLTVVGLPLSRTVRELRRLGWPPA from the coding sequence ATGCCTCCACGGTTCGTGCTTGCATCCCGCTCCCCTAGACGAAGGCAGATCCTCGAGCTGGCCGGCTGGCCGTTTGATGTGCAGGAAAGCCATGCCGATGAGACGATTCCCCCCGGAACGCCCCCCGGTGAAGCGGTTCAACTTCTTGCCCGCCGGAAAGTGGAGGCGGTGATGTCCTCTTTTCCCGACGCGTATGTTCTTGGCGCTGATACGATCGTTGTGTGCGATGGCCGCTTGTTAGGGAAGCCGCGCACGGAAGAAGAAGCATTCGCCATGCTGCGTCAGTTGTCCGGGCGGACGCATGACGTATGGACCGGTGTCGCCATCGCACTCCCTCAAGGGTCCATCACCTCGTTTGCTGAAAAAACTGCGGTGACGTTTTGGGAGCTGGGCGACGAGGAAATCGCCGCCTATATTGCGACCGGGGAGCCGATGGACAAGGCGGGGGCGTATGGCATCCAAGGCCGCGCTGCTCTGTTTGTCAAACGAATCGAAGGCGACTATTTGACGGTTGTCGGCCTGCCGCTGTCGCGGACGGTGAGGGAATTGCGCCGGCTCGGGTGGCCGCCGGCATAG
- the radC gene encoding RadC family protein: protein MAWMIRDVPKDSRPRERLLSSGPESLSDHELIAILLRTGTKKESVVQLAQRLLRHFEGLRPLKDATIEEMTNIKGIGPTKAVQILAALELGRRIHQSGCADRYVIRCPEDGAKYVMEDMRFLSQEHFVAIYLNTKNQVIHRKTVFIGSLNASIVHPREVFKEAIKRSAASVICVHNHPSGDPTPSREDIDVTKRLAECGRIIGIELLDHLIIGDQKFVSLKEKGYV, encoded by the coding sequence ATGGCTTGGATGATCCGCGATGTGCCGAAAGACAGCCGACCGCGGGAACGGCTGTTGTCGTCGGGGCCGGAAAGTTTATCCGACCATGAGTTGATTGCCATTTTGCTCCGAACCGGCACGAAAAAGGAATCGGTCGTGCAGCTCGCCCAGCGCCTTCTTCGCCACTTTGAGGGGCTGAGACCGCTCAAAGATGCAACGATCGAAGAAATGACCAACATCAAAGGGATTGGGCCGACGAAAGCGGTGCAAATTTTGGCAGCGTTGGAGCTCGGCCGACGCATCCACCAGTCCGGCTGTGCCGACCGCTATGTGATCCGTTGCCCGGAAGACGGAGCGAAATACGTGATGGAAGATATGCGCTTTTTATCGCAAGAACATTTTGTCGCTATTTATTTAAATACGAAAAATCAAGTCATCCACCGCAAAACAGTGTTCATCGGCAGTTTAAACGCCTCGATTGTCCATCCGCGCGAAGTGTTTAAAGAGGCGATCAAACGTTCCGCCGCCTCCGTCATTTGCGTGCATAACCACCCTTCTGGCGATCCGACCCCAAGCCGCGAAGACATCGATGTGACGAAACGGCTCGCGGAATGCGGCCGCATCATCGGCATCGAGCTGCTTGATCACCTCATCATCGGCGATCAAAAATTCGTCAGTTTGAAAGAAAAAGGCTATGTCTGA
- a CDS encoding rod shape-determining protein — protein sequence MFGIGTKDLGIDLGTANTLVYVKGKGIVLREPSVVAIQRDTKQIVAVGNEAKNMIGRTPGNIVALRPMKDGVIADYETTATMMKYFIRKAVKTKGLFASKPYVMVCVPYGITAVEERAVIDATRQAGARDAYTIEEPFAAAIGANLPVWEPTGSMVVDIGGGTTEVAVISLGGIVTSQSIRIAGDEMDEAIIQYIRKTYNLMIGERTAEAIKVEIGSAGNPEGIGNMEIRGRDLLTGLPKTIEISAEEVAEALRDTVYAIVESVKNTLEKTPPELAADIMDRGIVLTGGGALLRNLDKVISQETDMPVIVAENPLDCVAIGTGKALDHIDLFKNKARDHR from the coding sequence ATGTTTGGAATTGGAACGAAAGATCTCGGGATTGATTTAGGAACAGCGAACACGCTCGTTTATGTAAAAGGAAAGGGCATTGTGCTGCGCGAGCCGTCGGTTGTCGCCATTCAGCGCGACACGAAACAAATCGTCGCCGTCGGCAATGAGGCGAAAAACATGATCGGGCGCACGCCGGGCAACATCGTGGCCCTTCGCCCGATGAAAGACGGCGTCATCGCCGATTATGAAACGACGGCGACGATGATGAAATATTTCATTCGCAAGGCGGTCAAAACGAAAGGGCTGTTTGCCAGCAAGCCGTATGTGATGGTATGTGTGCCGTACGGCATCACGGCGGTGGAGGAGCGCGCGGTCATCGATGCGACGCGCCAGGCCGGTGCGCGCGACGCCTACACGATTGAAGAGCCGTTTGCGGCTGCGATCGGCGCTAATTTGCCGGTGTGGGAGCCGACCGGGAGCATGGTCGTCGACATCGGCGGCGGCACGACTGAAGTGGCCGTGATTTCGCTCGGCGGCATCGTCACCAGCCAGTCGATCCGCATTGCCGGCGATGAAATGGATGAGGCGATCATTCAATACATCCGAAAAACGTACAATTTGATGATCGGGGAACGGACGGCGGAGGCGATTAAAGTTGAGATCGGCTCAGCCGGAAATCCGGAAGGAATCGGAAACATGGAAATTCGCGGGCGCGACTTGCTCACGGGGCTGCCGAAAACGATCGAGATCAGCGCCGAAGAAGTGGCGGAAGCGTTGCGTGATACCGTTTATGCGATCGTCGAGTCGGTGAAAAACACGCTCGAAAAAACGCCACCGGAGCTGGCGGCGGACATTATGGACCGCGGCATCGTGCTGACAGGCGGCGGCGCTTTGTTGCGCAATTTGGACAAGGTCATCAGCCAAGAGACGGACATGCCTGTCATCGTTGCGGAAAACCCGCTTGATTGCGTGGCCATCGGCACCGGGAAGGCGCTCGACCACATCGACTTGTTTAAAAACAAAGCGAGAGACCATCGCTGA
- the mreC gene encoding rod shape-determining protein MreC, with the protein MPQLFGNKRLIFLLVSIVILVMLIGFSLRNREELTWPEQFVKDTVGFVQLLFGKPAQEIAGFFENVNDLRRTYKENELLKARLEEYAALETEVEALRQENARLRALLDKKESLRDFVSIQATVIGRNPDRWRETIIINKGEQQGVKKDMAVITPAGLVGKVQHASQFTSTVQLLSALDQNNRISAYVQGKENVFGLIEGYDEKRRELLLGEIPIDAKVEKKQKVLTSGLGGVFPKGLPIGEVTEVKPDQYGLTKVVYVKPFANLYDIDDVMIVKRTIDAALQEKEEAK; encoded by the coding sequence ATGCCACAGCTTTTTGGGAATAAGCGTCTCATTTTTTTGCTCGTCAGCATCGTCATCCTTGTCATGTTGATCGGCTTTTCCCTGCGCAACCGCGAAGAGTTGACGTGGCCGGAGCAGTTTGTCAAAGATACGGTCGGTTTTGTTCAGCTTCTGTTTGGGAAGCCCGCACAGGAAATCGCGGGCTTCTTTGAAAATGTGAACGATCTTCGCCGCACATATAAGGAAAATGAGCTGCTGAAGGCAAGACTTGAGGAATATGCGGCGCTTGAGACCGAAGTCGAGGCGCTGCGGCAAGAAAACGCACGGCTGCGTGCGTTGCTCGATAAAAAAGAGAGCTTGCGTGATTTTGTTTCGATTCAGGCGACGGTGATCGGGCGGAACCCGGATCGTTGGCGGGAAACGATCATCATCAACAAAGGCGAGCAACAAGGCGTGAAAAAAGATATGGCCGTCATCACCCCAGCGGGGCTTGTCGGCAAGGTGCAACATGCTTCCCAATTTACGTCCACTGTGCAGCTGTTAAGCGCGCTTGACCAAAACAACCGCATTTCCGCTTATGTCCAAGGGAAGGAAAATGTGTTTGGGCTGATTGAAGGCTACGATGAGAAGCGGCGCGAGTTGCTGCTTGGCGAAATTCCGATTGACGCGAAAGTGGAAAAAAAGCAAAAAGTGTTGACGTCTGGCCTTGGCGGCGTGTTTCCGAAAGGGCTGCCGATCGGAGAGGTGACGGAAGTCAAGCCGGATCAATACGGCTTGACAAAAGTCGTCTATGTCAAGCCGTTTGCCAACTTGTATGACATTGACGATGTCATGATTGTGAAACGAACCATCGATGCAGCACTGCAGGAAAAGGAGGAGGCAAAGTGA
- the mreD gene encoding rod shape-determining protein MreD: MNKWRLPFLAVLCFVSESLFVDVWPKGDLYIHYFFVPRFFLVFLVLTAMHFGGTRAMAYGFIFGFLYDCVYTELLGVYAFAYTLIAYLAGKAMKWFHQNWFVASLLSLLSIVLLDSYVYGIQLLIGRTDWSFSVFWERRLWPTLLLNVAFLLVFSYPLERRLAKIRRFEQEE, translated from the coding sequence GTGAACAAGTGGCGTCTTCCTTTCCTTGCGGTGTTATGTTTTGTGAGTGAGAGTCTTTTTGTTGATGTATGGCCGAAAGGCGACTTGTACATCCACTATTTTTTTGTTCCCCGGTTTTTTCTTGTTTTTCTCGTGCTCACAGCGATGCATTTCGGCGGGACGCGGGCGATGGCGTACGGGTTCATCTTCGGGTTTCTGTATGACTGCGTCTACACAGAGCTGCTCGGTGTTTATGCGTTTGCCTATACGCTTATTGCCTACTTGGCGGGCAAAGCGATGAAATGGTTCCACCAAAACTGGTTCGTTGCATCGCTCTTGTCGCTGCTTTCCATTGTGCTGCTTGACAGTTATGTCTACGGCATCCAGTTGTTGATCGGACGGACCGATTGGTCGTTTTCTGTTTTTTGGGAACGCCGTCTATGGCCGACGCTGCTTCTGAACGTTGCGTTTTTGCTCGTCTTTTCGTACCCGCTCGAACGGCGGTTGGCCAAAATTCGCCGGTTTGAGCAGGAAGAATAA
- the minC gene encoding septum site-determining protein MinC — translation MNVVAKQKQQYVTIKGTKDGLTLHLDDRCSYDDLLKEIEERLVKQAGVAPDSPLVSVHLKIGNRYLTPAQEEEVRALIRRSKNLVVDSIESNVMSKAEAIEWMRKTEIVPVSRIVRSGQVLHVEGDLLLIGDVNPGGTVIAGGNIFILGALRGIAHAGYAGNKQAIIAASVMKPMQLRIGDVMSRAPDSKTDEGNEMECAYIDEHNQIVVDRLQLLMHLRPNLTRLERRM, via the coding sequence GTGAACGTTGTGGCGAAACAAAAGCAGCAGTACGTGACGATTAAAGGGACGAAAGATGGGCTGACGTTGCATCTCGACGACCGCTGCTCGTATGATGATTTATTGAAAGAAATTGAGGAGCGGCTTGTCAAACAAGCTGGCGTCGCGCCAGACAGCCCGCTTGTCTCCGTTCATCTGAAAATCGGGAACCGCTATTTGACGCCTGCCCAAGAGGAAGAGGTGCGTGCGCTCATCCGCCGTTCAAAAAATTTGGTCGTCGATTCGATCGAAAGCAATGTCATGTCGAAAGCAGAAGCGATAGAATGGATGAGAAAAACAGAAATTGTGCCCGTTTCGCGCATTGTCCGTTCAGGACAAGTGCTTCATGTCGAAGGAGATTTGCTGCTGATCGGCGACGTGAACCCTGGCGGAACGGTCATTGCCGGAGGCAACATTTTCATTCTCGGCGCCTTGCGCGGCATCGCCCATGCCGGGTATGCCGGCAATAAACAGGCGATCATCGCTGCATCGGTCATGAAACCGATGCAGTTGCGCATCGGCGACGTCATGAGCCGGGCGCCCGATTCGAAAACGGATGAAGGAAATGAAATGGAATGCGCCTATATTGATGAACATAACCAAATTGTTGTCGACCGCCTTCAGCTGCTTATGCATTTGCGGCCGAATTTGACGCGCTTAGAAAGGAGAATGTGA
- the minD gene encoding septum site-determining protein MinD has protein sequence MGEAIVITSGKGGVGKTTTTANLGTALAILGKRVCLVDTDIGLRNLDVVLGLENRIIYDLVDVVEGRCTVQKALVKDKRFDNHLYLLPAAQTSDKSAVNPAQMKQLIEELKQEYDYVLIDCPAGIEQGYRNAVAGADEAIVVTTPEVSAVRDADRIIGLLEAEEHVKPPRLIINRIRSHMVKNGDMLDVDEIISHLSIELLGIIADDENVIKASNRGEPIVLDPNSKASIAFRNIARRILGESVPLPPLEEEEKGLFSKIRKIFSLK, from the coding sequence GTGGGAGAAGCGATCGTCATCACTTCCGGAAAAGGCGGCGTCGGCAAAACGACGACGACCGCGAACCTTGGGACGGCCCTCGCCATTCTCGGGAAGCGGGTGTGCCTTGTCGACACCGACATCGGGCTGCGCAACCTCGATGTCGTGCTTGGGCTTGAGAATCGAATTATTTATGATTTGGTCGATGTCGTTGAAGGTCGTTGCACGGTGCAAAAAGCGCTTGTGAAAGACAAGCGGTTCGATAACCATTTGTATTTGCTGCCGGCCGCGCAAACGAGCGATAAGTCGGCGGTCAACCCCGCGCAAATGAAACAGCTCATTGAGGAGCTGAAGCAGGAATACGATTATGTGCTCATCGACTGTCCGGCCGGCATCGAACAGGGCTATCGCAACGCTGTCGCCGGCGCGGACGAAGCGATCGTCGTCACGACGCCGGAAGTGTCGGCGGTCCGCGACGCCGACCGCATCATCGGCTTGCTTGAGGCTGAGGAGCACGTCAAACCGCCGCGCCTTATCATCAACCGCATTCGCAGCCATATGGTGAAAAACGGCGATATGTTGGATGTCGACGAAATCATCTCGCATTTATCGATCGAGCTGCTCGGCATTATCGCTGACGATGAAAACGTGATCAAAGCGTCGAACCGCGGCGAGCCGATTGTGCTGGATCCAAACAGCAAAGCGTCGATCGCCTTCCGCAACATTGCCCGCCGCATCCTCGGCGAGTCGGTGCCGCTGCCGCCGCTTGAGGAAGAGGAGAAGGGGTTGTTTTCAAAGATTCGGAAAATATTTAGCTTGAAATAA
- a CDS encoding M23 family metallopeptidase encodes MDRRVREIRKRIERRRKERQHETKRQKEPDWGTLDEERYGLPVVTYDRYSFESEPHPLFRKEWFLFQTLIAACLVLVTAILFRHPSASLEPARQFIARTMETEFQFAAVSAWYEKAFGEPLAFFAPQKETKTKPSPSYAVPASGRVLESFDQNGQGVMIETENGAKVEAMKEGIVTFAGTKDRLGKTVIIQHADGTETWYGHLGAISVKLYDFVEMGQEVGTAEASETNKQKGLFYFAIKQGDEFIDPIQVISFE; translated from the coding sequence ATGGACCGACGCGTTCGGGAAATCAGAAAACGGATTGAACGGCGGCGAAAAGAGCGCCAACACGAGACGAAACGTCAAAAGGAACCGGATTGGGGAACATTGGACGAGGAACGGTACGGGCTGCCGGTCGTCACGTATGACCGCTATTCGTTTGAATCAGAGCCGCATCCGCTGTTTCGCAAAGAGTGGTTTCTTTTTCAAACACTCATCGCCGCTTGTCTCGTGCTAGTGACGGCCATTTTGTTCCGGCATCCTTCCGCTTCGCTCGAGCCGGCGCGGCAGTTTATTGCCCGGACGATGGAAACGGAGTTTCAGTTTGCGGCTGTCTCAGCGTGGTATGAGAAAGCGTTCGGTGAGCCGCTCGCTTTTTTTGCGCCGCAAAAAGAAACGAAGACGAAACCTTCGCCTTCCTACGCTGTGCCTGCTTCCGGCCGGGTGTTGGAGAGCTTTGACCAAAACGGGCAAGGAGTGATGATCGAAACCGAGAATGGAGCCAAAGTGGAAGCGATGAAAGAAGGAATTGTCACCTTTGCCGGTACGAAAGACCGTCTTGGCAAAACGGTCATCATCCAACATGCGGACGGCACGGAGACGTGGTATGGACATTTGGGGGCCATTTCGGTGAAATTGTATGACTTTGTTGAAATGGGGCAGGAAGTTGGCACGGCCGAGGCGAGCGAGACAAATAAACAGAAAGGGCTGTTTTATTTTGCTATTAAACAAGGAGATGAATTTATCGATCCGATTCAGGTGATTTCCTTTGAATAA